The Pirellulaceae bacterium region TGTCTAAGGTGGAAGAAATTGTTCGCGAGGTAGCCGGAGACCGCGTGGCGATCGACTACGGTGGTGAATCCCGACAGATCCGCAGTGAATCGTCCTCGCTGACGGTAACGCTCGGCTTTGCCTTGGCATTGATTTATCTGGTGCTATCCGCACAGTTCCACTCATTCCGCGATCCACTGATCGTGCTGCTCGGTTCAGTACCGCTGGCCATCTCGGGCGCCCTGGTCCTTACCTTCCTTGGATTGACTACGATCAACATCTACTCCCAGGTAGGACTGATCACACTCGTGGGCCTGGTAGCCAAAAACGGCATCTTGATTGTCGAGTTTGCCAATCACCTTCAAGAGCAAGGGCTCAGCAAACTGCAGGCAACCATGGAAGCCTCCAAAACGCGGTTGCGCCCCGTGTTGATCACTTCGGCCGCAACCGCTTGCGGACACTTTCCGTTAGTGATTGTCGAGGGGCCGGGGGCTATGGCGCGCAACAGCATCGGCATCATATTGGTAGCCGGGATGTTGATCGGTACCTGCTTCACGCTATTCGTCGTTCCCGCTCTTTACCTGATGTTTGCTGCTTCGCATCAGCAACCGGAGTACTCAAAGCTGGATGTCGGTGATGATGCCCAATTTCGTTCTACGGCAGAACATCCCCGCAATGAACCTGCGTTGGTTTGAATGAACGCTACTAACACAAGCAATACCTGCGCTTAGTTGGCCGCGTCGTTGTAGCGACTACCGATGGCGGGACCATCGTTGCTTGCCACCTGGACTCCCGTCGTAGATGCGAGTCCTCCCACAGGCTACCGTGTCATAATGTAGCTGTGTGCAGTGCGTAACTGTCTGGAATTTACAAAGAAAAATGGCACGCCCGAGAAAACTCAGGAGTGCCATCGGCATGTAAAGTTCTATTGAGTACTGTTCTATTGAGTACTGTTCTATTGAGTACTGTTCTATTGAGTACTGTTCTATTGAGTACTGTTCTATTGAGTACTGTTCTATTGAGTACTGTTCTATTGAGTACTGGACGACAACCAGCTAGCGGCGTCGGCGACGCAGTACCATGCCGCCGGCAGCCACACCCAGCAACATCATCGAGGAAGGCTCGGGAATGGCAACTGTGTAGGTAAAACCGGACAGAGTAACTGGCAGGCTTTGGAATGAACCATCCAGTTGAGTTACGCTGGTGAAGTTTGTCGAAAATGTAGCGAGCACGTTCCCAGCCTGCATCACGATAGTACCAAGGTCCAGCGTGCTGCCGACGGTTGAGAAGGTATGTGTGCCCAAAGGTCCACCGGTGAAAAATCGAGCGGTCGTTCCAGCCGGCGGACTAGATGTCCAGAGGCCAGCCCCACTTAGCAGGTACTGCGTACCATGGAATGTGGCGGTGCTGCCGGAATTAATTCGAAAGTCACCTCCCGCGTAGGTTGTCGGAGCAGACTGAGCTACCAAGGAGATCGTTAATGTGACCGTTTGATTAGGGGCAAGCGTCACATTATTCGAACCGCCAGGCCCCCGAGCTTGTAAAATTACATTAGCGCTGGCTTGACCCACAACAGCGGCAACCGCCAACGCGAAAACACAAGCAATAGAAAAAATTCTCGACATTGAATACTCCTCAAGAAAACTGACTCACGCCCAGCGAACAGTCAGTGAAAACTCCCCACATTCACACCAAATGCACCCAAACGGAAACCATAAGTCACCGACCTCGCTCACCGGGTAACTATCTTAATTACCCAGAACAATCACCCTGTAGAGCACAAGCCGCCGAATCGTAATAATCCGCAAAGTGTCCAGTGTAGCGGACCAACGCTCGCTGTCAAGCTTTAAAGCGAGACCAATGCCCCTTAATCCATTTAGAATGAGGACAGAACCGTTCCAGTGCGGTTCCACTGCTTGCCAAAGACTCCAGCAAACATCTTCAATCCACCCAATATGGTGGTATTTCGGAGGGGGGTGGCCTGTCTTAATTGGGAAACTGGCGAACGCTACGAGTTCTGGGGCTGGGTCAGGTGTCTAAGAGTCGAACGACCGGTTGCTCAGTGGCCTTATCTGGAAATGTTATGCCATAAGCATCGCCGGTGTCATAGCGACGACCCGACGAGGCGGCA contains the following coding sequences:
- a CDS encoding PEP-CTERM sorting domain-containing protein; protein product: MSRIFSIACVFALAVAAVVGQASANVILQARGPGGSNNVTLAPNQTVTLTISLVAQSAPTTYAGGDFRINSGSTATFHGTQYLLSGAGLWTSSPPAGTTARFFTGGPLGTHTFSTVGSTLDLGTIVMQAGNVLATFSTNFTSVTQLDGSFQSLPVTLSGFTYTVAIPEPSSMMLLGVAAGGMVLRRRRR
- a CDS encoding Cys-every-fifth RiPP peptide CefA; the encoded protein is MEYCSIEYCSIEYCSIEYCSIEYCSIEYCSIEYCSIEYWTTTS